In Candidatus Hydrogenedentota bacterium, the DNA window GCGAACGGGTACGCTGACACCATTCGAGCTCCGGCCACTCTGTGGGACCCGCGACATCATCATGCAGGGAGCCAACTTTCTTATGCGAATTCCCGCCTCACGGCGGTCAGGGGCTCGCGATGACGGGGGAAGACGTAGACGCGGCATCTTGCCGCGTTCTTCGGGTCAACGGACGGCCTCAAGAACGCGGCAAGATGCCGCGTCTACCTTACGGGCGTCCCCGCCGACCTGCTTACCATGGCGACGTCCCCGCGCGGTTGTCCGGGGGCGGCCGCATCCACTACAATCAGGGTTTGAACCTTTCCTGAACGGACACGCCGCAATGGTTGTGATGGGCTTCCGCCACTACAAGAATCTGGTGCTGCACAAGGCCTGGGCCGATTTCCGGGCCGAGGCGGAGCGCACCTATCTGGGGGTGGCGTGGTGGGTGCTGGACCCGCTGATCAACCTTGCCGTGTACTACCTGGTGTTTGGGGTGATCTTCAGCCAGGGCGGCCCGGATTTCGTGCCGTTTTTGCTGGTGGGGCTGGTGACGTGGCGCTTTTTCGAGGCCACGGTGGTGCGCGCCTCCAGCTCCATCCTGGGGAATGTCGCCATGATCCGGCAGATGGCCTTCCCCAAGGTCATTTTCCCGTTCATCTCCGTGGCAACCTGCCTAATGGAGTACGCCTTTTCCCTGGTGCTGCTTTTCATCGTCCTGCTTCTGTACGGCCACACCCCCTCCCTTTCCTGGGTGGTGTTCCCGGTGCTGCTTGTGGTCCAGGTGGGGCTGGTGCTGGCCTTCGCGCTGCCCCTGGCGGCGCTGGTGCCCTTTGTGCCGGACATGTACAAGCTGGTCACGCAGGTGCTGCGGATCATGTTCTACATGTCCGGGGTGTTCTTCGACATCGAGCGGCTCAGCCCGAAACTTCAGCTTGTCCTGGGGTTCAACCCCATGGTGCATGTGATCGGGGCGGTGCGGGCGGTGCTGATGCGCGGGGAGTGGCCGTCGTGGCCCGTGATGGCGGCGGTGTGCGGGGTGTCGGCGCTCGCGGCGCTCCTCGGCGCGCTGGTGATCCGCCGTCTGGACCCGCTCTTCGCCAAGAGGATCGCCCGATGAGCGCCTCCAGAGAACCCGTGATCCGCCTGCGGAACGTGGGCGTGTCCTACTGGCTGCGGCAGAGCCTGTTCCGCCGCAGGAAGTTCTGGGCGCTTCGGGACGTGTCGTTCGACCTGTACGAGGGCGACTCGCTGGGGGTGATCGGAAAGAACGGTGTGGGGAAGAGCACGCTGCTGCGGCTGCTGGCGGGGGTGATGAGCCCCGACTGCGGCACCCTGGAGAACCGGGGGGTGAGCACCTCCCTCCTTTCGCTGAACCTGGGGTTTCTCCCCTACCTCTCGGGGCGCGAGAACGCCATTCTGGGCGGCATGTTCCAGGGGATGAGCCGGGAGGAGATCGAGTCGAAGATGGACGAGATCATCCGGTTCGCCGAGCTGGACGAGTTCATAGACCAGCCGGTGTCCTCGTACTCCTCGGGGATGAAGGCGCGGCTGGGCTTCGCGGTGGCTTTCCAGGTGCAGCCGGACGTGGTGCTGATTGACGAGGTGATCGGCGTGGGGGACGCGGATTTCCAGCAGAAGTCCGTGGCGGTGATGAAAGAGCGCATGCGCGCGCACGACACGACGATCGTGTTTGTCTCGCACAGCGCGCCGCTGATCCGCGAGCTGTGCAACCGCGCGGTGTGGATCGAGGACCGCGTGGTGCAGACGGAGGGCGACGCGGAGACCGTGCTGGCGGCCTACGACCGGTTCCTGAAGACGGGGGAACGGCCCGCGGCCCCGCCGGCCGAAGGCGTCTGACCGCCCGCGCCTACCAGGCGGGCGCCTCCATCACCGGGGCGTTCTCGTTCAGCTCCACCTCCTGCACGTTGTCCGACTGGACGCGGACCCAGGTCTTTTCGGGGTTCAGGTCCGGGTTGCGCCAGAGGAGTTCCTGCGTGATGTCCTGGGCGTAGATGGGGCTGGACAGGGCATAGACCTCGATGGGGCCGAACCCCTTCTTTTTGGGGTCCGCCGGCCCGATCACGCGGAGGCGGTAGGTGCAGTAGGTGGTGGGATGGCGGCGGAACCGGATGGCGATATTGTCGTCGTTGATGGGCACGGTGCGGATGGGGCGGCCGTTCTCCAGCACCTGGAGCTTCTTGCCGAGGCCGTTGATCACGGCGGCGTCGAAGACAATGTCCACATTGAGGGGCACCACGCCGCCGATGCCGACGTCCACTTTTCCGTCGCCGAGGACGTCCGCGGAAAAGCCGAGCTGCGGCCCGTTCATGTCGCAGGAGACATAGGTCCGGCCCAGCCGGAGCCCCTCGAGAAGACCGGGGAGCGAGAGTTCCCGGGCGTGGATATAGGTGACCGGCCGGGCGAGGGGGACGCTCTTGCTGCCCGATCCGGAGCCGCCGATGACGCAGCCCATCAGGCCGCGCGTCAGCTCGTAGTCCCAGAACAGCGCGTTCTGGGCGTTCGCCGACATGTCCCCCAGACCGACGGCCGAGGCGGCGGCGGCGATGGAATGGACCAGTTTGCCGTCCTTGCGGACCTTGATATCCTCGCGGAGTTCGCTGGGGGCCATGGGGGGCGTGCCGCGCCAGTCGCGGAACCAGGCCTCCACGGCGTTCACATAGCTCAGTCCCCACTGCCAGGATTTTGTGGGGAAACAGGGGTGCGCGACGGACCAGATGCCGCCCTGGGCCTGGACGCGGATGCATTCCGCCTGGGCGGCGGCGGAGTTGGACGGGAGATCGGGGACGGTGAGGGGCCCGTACACCAGGGCGACCCCCGTGTCGTCCCGGCCCCACTCCATGGCCGGGATCAGGGTCATCTTGTCGGAACGGAAGGCGGGATCCTCCGCCGCCGCCAGGGTGTTGCGGTCGGCGATGGCGAGGAAGTCGCAGCCTTCGCGCTCCGCCCGGGCGATGACCTGGGCCACGGACTCTTTGCCCATCCCGTGGGCGGAGTAGGCGTGCAGTTCGCCCCGGTACCACTGGGCCCCCGTGCGGCGGGGGGCCAGGTCCCATTTCAGTTCGCGGCGTCCGGGGATGCTGGCGGCATTGTAGGGGTCCGTGCCGCAGGCAAGCTCCACCCGGTCAATGGCCAGGTCCCCGTCGGTGTCGAAGGCCCGCAGGGGCACGGCGCCGCTGGCGCCCTCCAGCAGGTTCACCTCCAGGCTCGCCTCCCGCGCCTCCGCAATCTTCACGTCCGTCACCTCCACCAGCACCGGCACCCCTTCCTGGAACACATGGACATAGGCCCGGCTGTCGCCGACGGGTGCCGTTCCCGAGGCCGCGCCGCCGGAGACCTCCAGCACGGTTTTCGCCCCCCCGTCCAAGCTGAGCAGGTCCACCCGGCCGTCCAGGGCGGCATTGACCACATTGGTCAGCCGGACCGCCAGGGTTCCCCGGGGCCGTGTGTCCGGCGCGGCGTCCGCCGGGGCGGCCTTTTCGGGCGGGGGGGTGACGGCGGTTTCCGGGGCGCTCTCCCCTCCGTTTCCGGCGCATCCGGCAAACAGCAGCACGGCACAAAAGCCTGCCAGGCAACGCTTCATATCGGTTCCTTCCTGCGGCGCGGGCCCACCGGCCTGCCCTGGGGGTGTAAACTAAAGCATACGTTTCGGTTGTTTCAACCTGTACAATAGTGTATAATTTTTGTGAGCAGAAGCAAGCGGGGGCATGGTCAACTTGTCCGCGAAGGCTGCCGCGGGAGGAGCGCGCGGTGGAGTTCATATATCTGAGTGAATCTCAGGAGCGTTGTTGGACGAACACAACAGGGAGAAGGATACCGTGACCAGACCGAAACACAAAACGGACGCGGAGCTGCTGGACATGCTCTCGACGGTTGACCTGCAGAGCAGCGTTGCCGTCTATGTCCAGATCGAAAACCATGTGCAGTTCGCCATCTCATCGGGCAAGCTGAAGCCGGGCGACCAGCTTCCCGCGGTCCGGGAGCTTGCGGAGCGGCTCAACGTCAACACCAACACCGTGTCCAAGGCCTACCGTGACCTGGTGGTCATGGGGCTGCTGTACACCCGTCGCGGCATGGGGGTGTTTGTCGCCTCCAGCATCGAGGACAAGTGCCGCGAGGACTGCCGCCGCCGCATTGTGGTGCGCCTGAACGAGGTGGTCTGCGAGGCGAAGGCCGCCGGCTTCGACGACAAGGAAATCGTTGAGATCGTCGAGAAGGCCGTCAAGCTGAAGACCAACCCCTACGGCCCCGTGCCGCAGGCGCTCATGCAGTATGTGAACAAGAAGTCCCGCCGCTGACAGCCGCATGACTGGGGCGGACCTGCGGGACGGGTTCGCGCGTGGAAAGAAATGGCAAACGCCGCAACCGGATGGTTGCGGCGTCTGCTTTTCGGCTTGCGGAGGGCGGGCTATTTCCCCTGCCGGTGCAGGAAGCCGTCTTTCCAGATTTCGGGCTGGGCGGTGAGCGTGTGCGCCGTTGTGTCGGGCACCACGCGGACCGGGGTGGTGACGATGAAGTCCTCCTTCCCCCTTCCCGCGAAGGTGAACTCCACGAGGAAGGCCGTGTTCCCCGCGGGGGGCGTCTCCACCCGGCCCACCCAGGCCCCGTCGGCTTCCGGGGAAAGGTCCGTCGCGGCCCATTTCCGCCCGAAGGCGTCCACGCGGAAATCCCGGGCTGCGGGGTTGGTGGCCTGCCACAGTTTCACCGCCTTGGGCGCGGGCGAGGCCGTGGCCCGGATGGTGTTGTCGTCCGGGAAAGACCAGGCGTATTCGGGGAAGGGCGCCTTGTCCACGATGTGGCGCATGAACGCGATCAGCGCCCCGGCGGGGTCGCCGTTCTCGAGGCCGTGCCCGGAATTGGGGGAGTAGCGGAGGTAGGTGGGGCCCTGGAGGTCGTGGAGATAGAATTTCCAGGAGTCGTGGAGGAAGAACTGGTCGCCGGCGCCGTTCATGAGGTACTTGGGCATGGTGAGGCGGTCGCGGTAGCTGTAGGGGTCCACAATGGCCAGCATGGCGGCGAACTCGGGGGACTCCAGCCATTTCATGATCCGCATGTCGGTGTAGTCGTTGATCGCGGGGGCCCAGAAACCGTAGACCTCGTAGTGGTGTTTGAAGGACGGCGCCAGGTTCAGCAAGTCAATCACCATGGGCATGGCGGCGATGACCCGGTTGTCCACCGCCGCGGTGGTCCAGGTGGTCCATCCCCGCTTTGACGCGCCCGCAACAACGAAATTCTCGACCGTGATCTTCCCCCCCTGGTCCCCCGCGCAGAAGGCCTGCACCGTGTCCATGGCGCGGACCACCGCCTTGGTCATGGGGAGGCGGGTCAGCCAGGTGGCGTCGCCGGTGCGCAGGTATTTGTCCCAGTTGTGGGCGATGATGGCGTCCTCGCTGCGGCGTTTGCCGTCGTCGGCGAAGACCAGCGGCTGGTTGGGGATGTTCCGGATCTGGGCGCACACCGCCCCCGTGGCGCGCACGGCGCGGCGGAGGTTGGCGTCCGCCCCCTTGGGGGCCTCGCTGCGGCTGCTGCCCCCGGAGATGACCATGAGCGCCGTGGGCGTCGTGACCTTGGCGGGAACGACGATCTCCAGCCAGTGCTTCCAGACTGGCTTGTCCACCTCGTCGGGGCTTCGCCAGGTCTGCGACGTCATCTCAAGAACGTAGCCCGTGTAGTCGCTCCCCTCGGTGGTGCCCACCAGCGACCAGGCATAGGTGTCGTCCGGGGCGGCCACGTAGTCATCCAGGGCGGTGCGGGTGTTCCCGGCCCGCAGGGTGTCGGCAGCGGAAGCGCACGGGAGGGCCGTTAGCAGGCAGAGCGAAGCCAGAAGCGCTGAAAGCCCCAAGTTTCGGCGGGAAGGCATTGCGGAGTCTCCTTTTGTCGGTTTCGCGGCGGCCCCCCCCGCGTTCATACGACACCCCGAACCGCAGTGAGGTTTCAGGGATTAGACAGGAAACCGCCCCGGCGGCGCAAGGCGGCCGCCGGGGCGGAGAAGGGCTGTCCAAGTTCAGGATCAGGGCTGTGCGGGCGCCGCGGCTGCGGGGGCTTCAACCACTTGGCGGGCAGCATCCGGCAGGGCAACCGGGGCCGGGGGCGGCGTGGCGGGCGTCTGGACGGCCGGAGTCTGGCCCGTGTTCGGCTTTCTTCCAAAACCGGTCAGGTTGTACACCTTGATGGGGAGCGTCACCTCGGGCGTTTCGGGGTTGTCAATCTTGAGGGTGAAGGCCTTTCCGTCCAATTCCATCTTGCGGGGCATGTTGGACAGTTTGACCTGGTATCCGTCATCCCGGGGCGTGATCTCCACGCCGATGCCCTCCACGGGCGGGATCACCTCAAGCAGCTTGAACTCCTTGACGCGGCCCGCCTTGACGGTGATGTGCTGCGTGTCTGTCGCGCCCGGCTCCTCCATCGCGCGGAGGCTGATTGTCTGGGGGGCGATCGTGACCGCGCCAATGACCTGGCAGGTCAGCGGGAGGAAGAGGACGGCCCGGTCAATGCAGTCGGTGCGGACGGTGATGCGGCCGTTGTACATGGCCGGGGGCAGCGCGCCCTTGCTGAAAACGTCCACCTTGTAGGCCCGTCCCGGCTCCGTCTCCGAGATGGTGAAGTCCATCAGCGGGCCGGCGGGGGACTCAAACCCGGTGATTTCGACGGACTGAATCTTGAACGCCAGGTCCGCCTTGTTCGACTTCACGGTGAAGGAGGCGGAACGGGGCTCGTCGTCCATGACCCTGCCGAGGTTAATGAGTTCCGGGGTGACGGCGATTTTCGGAATCACCGACCCCTTCAGGGCCAGCTGAAGGACGGGGTTCAGGGGGTCGTTTGACTGGACGCCGATGGTCTTGTTCTGCGCGCCCTGCCGCCCCTTGATGGAAAGGGTGGTCTCCAGCTTGACCTCCTGTCCCGGCTCCAGGGTCTGCGTCTCCATCTTCGCGGTGGTGCATCCGCAGGCGGGCTTCACCCCCGTGATGTTCAGCGTGGCGTTGCCCGCGTTTTTCAGCACAAACGCGTGTTCGATCTTCTCCACGTCCGTCTCTCCGAAGTCAAAGACCGGCTCGTCACACACGATCCGTGGGCCGTCGTCCGGCGCGGGGGGGGGCGGGGCGACCGCCGGGGCGGCCGCCGGCGCCGGGGCAGCCGCGGGCGCCGGGGCGGCCGCGGGAGCCGGAGCAACTGCGGGAGCCGGAGCGGGCTCGGGAGCCGCGGGGGCGGTTGGCGCTGCGGGGGGGGCCTGCGCCACGGTGGTCTCGGCAGGGGGCGCGGCGGGGGCTTCCTTTATCGCCGGCACGGGTGCCGGGGCGGCGGGCGCGCCCTCCTCCGCCGGGGTGGCGGCGGGCGCCTGCTTCACGGGGTCCTGGGGGGTGCTTCCCCCGCATCCTGGGAGGGAGGCCAAAGAGGCGATAACCAGGCAGCATAGCGCCAAGAACAGGGTGTTTCTCATGGGACATGTCCTCTCAAACGTTTTGCCGGTTTCCCGGAAAGGTGGATACAACGGACTGAAATACTACCACGTTCACGGGGGAAAATAAACCGTGCAAGGCCACATTTTCCCCCCAGAAAACGCGCGCACCGCGTAAAACGCTGACAGGTCCCGGGCGGCGCGCCGGAAAAAATTGCCGCGCCGCCCGGTTTTCTCGTACAGTGGAAGGCCGTGCGCGGTGTCCGCCGCCGGTTCGGAAAACAACGACAAATCAAGGAGTGTGCAATGTTGAACAGGAAACTTGCGGTTGCGGCCGTGCTGGCCGCCGGGCTGCTGCTGTCCGGGGGCGCGCAGGCCCAGGCCATCGCCGAGGGTCAGTGGATCAACCTTTTCGACGGGGAGACGCTGTATGGCTGGAATGTCTTCGGCAACGCCGAGTGGGCGGTGAAAGACGGCGCCATTGAGTGCCTGAAGGGCGAGACGGGCTTTCTGGCCACCACGTCGGCCTTCGGCGATTTCGAGCTGACCCTCAACATCAAGGTCGCGGGCAAGGGCTCCGCCGGCATAGCGGTGCGCACCTCGCTGGACGGGCATTTCTCCGAGACCGGCGGCGCGGCGGTCTCCATCCCCGCAGGCAAGGCCGAGTTCATCCCGGTGCGCATCGTGGCGCGCGGCGAGACGGTCGAGGCCGAGGTCGGCGGCGAGAAGACCACCCTCACCGCCAAGCGCCCCGTGGGGTGCATCGAGATCCAGCACCAGCGCTACCACAGCGTGAACCAGTCCCCGAAGATCACGGTCACCGACGTCAAACTGCGCCCCCTCGGCCTTAACCCGATCTTCAACGGCCAGAACCTCGACGGCTGGAGCATTCTCCCCGACCACCAGTCGGTGTTCTCCGTCGTGGACGGCGCGCTGAACATCAAGAACGGCAACGGCCAGATCGAGACCGACGGTTTCTACAAGAACTTCCTGCTCCAGCTCGACATCTTCTCCAACGGCGACCACCTGAACAGCGGCGTGTTCTTCCGCAGCCCCAAGGGCGTCTTCTGGAAGGGCTACGAGTCCCAGGTGCGCAATGAGTGGGTGAAGGAGGACCGCACCAGGCCGGTGGACTTCGGCACCGGCGGCGTCTACGGCGTCAACCAGGCGCGCAAGGTCGTCTCCACGGACCGCGAGTGGTTCAGCAAGACCGTGGTCGCCAACGGCAACCACTTCGCCGTGTGGATCAACGGCATCCAGGTCAGCGACTATTACGACATGCGCCCCGTCAGCGCCGAGGGCGACGGCAAGAACGGCTATGTGGACCAGGCCGGGGCCATCACCCTGCAGGGCCACGACCCGACGACGGACCTGAGTTTCAAGAACATCAACCTTCAGGCGTATCCGGGGAACTGACCCCGGCAAGACAGCGGACCGCACGGGCGGGAACTCTCCGGGTTCCCGCCCGTTTTCTTTGCCGGATTTTTCCGCCCCGGCGTGAATAAACCCGCCCCCGCGCGCGTTTGTTCTGCTGAAAGCGGAGAAGGGCCGGCAAGATGAAGACAGCGGACCACAGGGAACAGTCAGTGAGGCTCGTGAGGGACTTCTACGAGACCCTCCTGTGCGGCGGCGGAAAGCCCCTCGACTTCTTTGAACTGCTGTGGGTGGTGGACGGCGCGGTGGAGGCGGCGGGCGTGGAAACGGCCCGGATCGTGCTCGGAGAATTTCTCTCGGACCCCGGGGAATATGACTCCCTGGCCGAGCGTTTACTAGAACGGTTGACGCAGGTGACGGTGGAGACAAAGTTGAACGACAACGAACTGGCCAGCTGGTTTCAGCGGGCCATCAAATAGAGTTTGACCTCCCCCTCCCCCTTGACCGAGCCTGGTCCGTCAGTCTCCCCGACTGGCGGGCCAGGCAATCCCTTTTTAAGCCCCCCCGCGAGTCCTTCGCGGACGGCGGACATTCCTGAAAAGAAGCAGGCAGAGGCGAATGATTATCCGCCCCTGCAAGGCGCTGCCTGGGCGCTGTCCTTCCCCTACGCCTCCAGAAACAGCACCCAAGGCTGTTCCAGCACTTCGATGAGGCGGCGGAGGAAGCGGGCGGCGTCGGCGCCGTCTATGAGGCGGTGGTCGTAGGAGAGACTGAAGGGCAGCATGAGCCGCGGCACGAACTGTCCGCCGGCCCATACCGGCTCCATCACGGCGCGGGACATGCCGAGGATGGCCGTCTCGGGGGCGTTGATGATGGGGGTGAAGGCGTGGCCGCCCAGCCCGCCCAGATTGGTGACCGTGAAGGTGCCGCCCTGCATGTTCTCCAGGGCGAGTTTCCTTTCCCGGGCCTTTGCGGCAAGTTCGCCCAGCTCCACGGACATCTCCACAATGCTCTTCCTGTCGGCGTCCTTGATGACAGGCACCAGCAGGCCGTTGGGCGTGTCCACGGCGACGCCGATGTTGTAGAAGTGCTTGTAGACCGCCTGCTGGCCCGCCATGTCCAGGGATGCGTTGAATTTCGGGAAGCGCTTCAGCACTTCGGGCAGGGCCTTCAGCACGAAGCTGGTGATGGTCAGCCTGCCCCCCGCCGCCTCCACTCGCTTCCCGTATTTCTTCCGCAGTTCCTCCAGTCCCGTCACGTCCGCCTTGTCAAAATGCGTCACGTGGGGGATCGTGGTCCAGCACTCGGTCATGTGCTCCGCTGTCTTGCGGCGGATGGCGCTGAACGGCTCCACGGTGGTGCCGCCCGAAACCGCGGGGGCGGACGCCGCGGCGGGCGCGGGCTTCGCGGGGGCCTCCTCCTCGGCCGCCGGTGCGGCGGCAGCCGGGGCCGCGCCTCCCCGGGCGAAGGCCAGCACTTCCTGCAGCGTGACGCGGCCCGACGGATCGGCCGTGGGCACCTCGTTCAGGTCAACGCCGAGCTCGCGCGCCTTGGCGCGCACGGACGGCGCGGCGCGGACCAGTCCCGGACGCGGCACGGCTCCGGCAACGGGCTGCGCGGGCGGGGGCGCGGGCTGTGCGGGGGCCGCCGTCGGCGCTGCGGGCTTGGGCGCCTCAACCGCCGCCGGGGCGGCGGCGGGCTCGGGTGCCTGCGCGGCTGCGGTCGGTGCGGCGGCCGTCTCCACCAGGAAGACGACCTCGCCGGGCCGGATCGCCGCCCCCTCCTTCACCCGGATTTCGGTGATCTTTCCCGACACGCCCGAGGGGATTTCCGCCACGGCCTTGTCGGTTTCGATCTCCAGGACATTCTGCCCTTCGGCGACCACGTCACCCACCTTCACCAGCAGCTTCCCCAGGGTCCCGGAGGCCACATTTTCGCCCAGTTCGGGGAGCTTGAATTCCTTAATCATCGGTCAACTCCTTGTGCTTCCAGGTTGGCGTCGTCCGGGGCGCGCCCGGGATCACTGCGTCAGCGGGTCCGGCTTGTTCGGCGAAATCTTGAGGAGTTTCATGGCGGCCTTCACCGCGTCGAACCCAATTTCGCCGCGCTCCGCCAGGGCGCGCAGCGCGGCAAGCGTGATGAAGCGGTGGTCCACCTCGAAGAAGTCCCGCAGCGCCTCGCGCGACTCGCTCCGGCCGAAGCCGTCGGTGCCGAGGCTCACGAGCCCGCCGGGCACCCAGCGGCTGATGCTGTCGGGCAGCATTTTCACATAGTCCGACGCGGCCACCACCGGCCCCTCCTCCTTCTCCAGCAGACGCGTCACCCAGGGCTTCTTGGGCTTTGCGCCGGGGTGGAGCAGGTTCCACCGGTCGGCGGCCATGCCGTCGTTGCGCAGTTCCTTGTAGCTGGTGACGCTCCAGACGTCGGCGGCCACGCCAAAGGTCTCTGCGAGCAGAGCCTGCGCCTTGAGCGCCTCGTTCAGAATGGCGCCGCTGCCGAGGAGCTGGGCGCGGTGGCGGAGGTTTTTTCCCTCCGGCGCGGGGCGGAACCGGTACATGCCGCGCAGAATGCCCTCGCGCACCCCTTTTCCGGCGGGCATCGGGGGCATGGCGTAATTCTCGTTCCCCACGGTGATGTAGTAGAAGATGTCCTCGCCTTCCACATACATCCGCCGGACGCCCTCCTGGATGATCACTGCCAGCTCGAAGGCGAAGGCGGGGTCATAGCATTTGAGGTTGGGCACGGGCATGGCCAGCAGGTGGCTGTGGCCGTCCTGGTGCTGGAGCCCCTCGCCCGCGAGGGTGGTGCGTCCGGCGGTGCCGCCGATCATGAACCCCCTGGCCCGCATGTCGCCCGCCGCCCAGACCAGGTCGCCGATGCGCTGCATGCCGAACATGGAGTAGTAGACGAAGAACGGGATCATGGGGATGTGGTGCGAGGCGTAGGCGGTGCCGGCCGCGATGAACGAGGACATGGCCCCGGCCTCGGTGATGCCCTCCTCCAGGATCTGGCCGTCCTGCGCCTCCTTATAATACAGGAGGTTCTCGGAGTCCACGGGCTCGTAAAGCTGGCCCTTGGAGGCGTAGATGCCGAACTGCCGGAAGAGCCCGTCCATGCCGAAGGTGCGCGCCTCGTCGGGCACGATGGGCACGATGGATTTGCCGATCTTCTCATCGCGCAGGAGATTCAGCAGGATGCGCACAAAGGCCATGGTCGTCGAGACGGGGCGGTCGTTCCCGTGGAGGAACTCGTCGAAGGCCGCGTCCGGGGGCGCTTCAAACGGAAGCTTCACGACATCGCGCCGGGGAATGGGGCCGCCCAGGGCGGCGCGGCGCCCGCGGAGATACTGGATGGCGGGGCTGTCGTCCGGCGGGGCGTAGAACGGGGCGTAGGCGATTTCCTCGTCCGAAATGGGGATGCCAAAGCGGCCGCGGAACTCCCACAACTCCTCCTCGTTGAGCTTCTTCTGCTGGTGGGTGATGTTCTTCCCCTCGCCGCTTTCCCCCAGGCCGTAGCCCTTCACGGTCTTGGCGAGGATGACGGTCGGCGAGCCGGTGTGGTTCACGGCGCGGTGGTAGGCGGCGTGGACCTTCAGGGGGTCGTGTCCGCCGCGCTTGATCTTGCGGAGCTGCTGGTCCGTGAGCAGGGCCAGGAGGGGCTCCAGTTTCGGTTCGTGCGCCAGGAGCCTGCGGCGGATGTAGTCCCCCGACTCCACGCTGAACTTCTGGTATTCCCCGTCCACCAGCGTGCCCAGGGCGCGCGCCAGAATGCCTTCGGTGTCCTTGGCGAAAATCGGGTCCCACTCGCTGCCCCAGAGCACCTTGATCACATTCCACCCGGCCCCCCGGAAGACGGCCTCCAGCTCCTGGATGATCTGGCCGTTTCCCCGCACGGGCCCGTCGAGCCGCTGGAGGTTGCAGTTGATCACGAATATCAGGTTGTCCAGCCGTTCCCGGGATGCAAGCGTAATGGCGCCAAGCGTTTCCGGCTCATCCGTCTCCCCGTCCCCCAGGAAGGCCCACACGTGCCCCCCATTGGCGGGTTTCAGGCCTCGGTGCTCCAGGTAGCGGTTGAACCGCGCCTGGTAGATGGCCATGATGGGGCCGAGGCCCATGCTCACCGTGGGGTGGTTCCAGAAATCCGGCATCAGCCAGGGGTGGGGATAGGAGGAAAGCCCCCCGCCTTTCGCCAGTTCCCGGCGGAAATTCACCAGTTGCTGGGAGGAAAGGCGCCCCTCCAGAAAGGCGCGGGCGTAGATGCCGGGGGTGGCGTGGCCCTGGAAATAGATTTGGTCGCCGCCTGAATCCGGGGTGCGCCCCCGGAAAAAGTGGTTGAAGCCCACCTCGTACAGCGTGGCGGCGGAGGCGTAGGTCGAAATATGCCCGCCGATGCCGTCGGACAGCCGGTTGGCGCGCACCACCATGGCCAT includes these proteins:
- a CDS encoding PhoPQ-activated pathogenicity → MPSRRNLGLSALLASLCLLTALPCASAADTLRAGNTRTALDDYVAAPDDTYAWSLVGTTEGSDYTGYVLEMTSQTWRSPDEVDKPVWKHWLEIVVPAKVTTPTALMVISGGSSRSEAPKGADANLRRAVRATGAVCAQIRNIPNQPLVFADDGKRRSEDAIIAHNWDKYLRTGDATWLTRLPMTKAVVRAMDTVQAFCAGDQGGKITVENFVVAGASKRGWTTWTTAAVDNRVIAAMPMVIDLLNLAPSFKHHYEVYGFWAPAINDYTDMRIMKWLESPEFAAMLAIVDPYSYRDRLTMPKYLMNGAGDQFFLHDSWKFYLHDLQGPTYLRYSPNSGHGLENGDPAGALIAFMRHIVDKAPFPEYAWSFPDDNTIRATASPAPKAVKLWQATNPAARDFRVDAFGRKWAATDLSPEADGAWVGRVETPPAGNTAFLVEFTFAGRGKEDFIVTTPVRVVPDTTAHTLTAQPEIWKDGFLHRQGK
- a CDS encoding DUF1080 domain-containing protein, which encodes MLNRKLAVAAVLAAGLLLSGGAQAQAIAEGQWINLFDGETLYGWNVFGNAEWAVKDGAIECLKGETGFLATTSAFGDFELTLNIKVAGKGSAGIAVRTSLDGHFSETGGAAVSIPAGKAEFIPVRIVARGETVEAEVGGEKTTLTAKRPVGCIEIQHQRYHSVNQSPKITVTDVKLRPLGLNPIFNGQNLDGWSILPDHQSVFSVVDGALNIKNGNGQIETDGFYKNFLLQLDIFSNGDHLNSGVFFRSPKGVFWKGYESQVRNEWVKEDRTRPVDFGTGGVYGVNQARKVVSTDREWFSKTVVANGNHFAVWINGIQVSDYYDMRPVSAEGDGKNGYVDQAGAITLQGHDPTTDLSFKNINLQAYPGN
- a CDS encoding CehA/McbA family metallohydrolase; protein product: MKRCLAGFCAVLLFAGCAGNGGESAPETAVTPPPEKAAPADAAPDTRPRGTLAVRLTNVVNAALDGRVDLLSLDGGAKTVLEVSGGAASGTAPVGDSRAYVHVFQEGVPVLVEVTDVKIAEAREASLEVNLLEGASGAVPLRAFDTDGDLAIDRVELACGTDPYNAASIPGRRELKWDLAPRRTGAQWYRGELHAYSAHGMGKESVAQVIARAEREGCDFLAIADRNTLAAAEDPAFRSDKMTLIPAMEWGRDDTGVALVYGPLTVPDLPSNSAAAQAECIRVQAQGGIWSVAHPCFPTKSWQWGLSYVNAVEAWFRDWRGTPPMAPSELREDIKVRKDGKLVHSIAAAASAVGLGDMSANAQNALFWDYELTRGLMGCVIGGSGSGSKSVPLARPVTYIHARELSLPGLLEGLRLGRTYVSCDMNGPQLGFSADVLGDGKVDVGIGGVVPLNVDIVFDAAVINGLGKKLQVLENGRPIRTVPINDDNIAIRFRRHPTTYCTYRLRVIGPADPKKKGFGPIEVYALSSPIYAQDITQELLWRNPDLNPEKTWVRVQSDNVQEVELNENAPVMEAPAW
- a CDS encoding ABC transporter ATP-binding protein, whose protein sequence is MSASREPVIRLRNVGVSYWLRQSLFRRRKFWALRDVSFDLYEGDSLGVIGKNGVGKSTLLRLLAGVMSPDCGTLENRGVSTSLLSLNLGFLPYLSGRENAILGGMFQGMSREEIESKMDEIIRFAELDEFIDQPVSSYSSGMKARLGFAVAFQVQPDVVLIDEVIGVGDADFQQKSVAVMKERMRAHDTTIVFVSHSAPLIRELCNRAVWIEDRVVQTEGDAETVLAAYDRFLKTGERPAAPPAEGV
- a CDS encoding GntR family transcriptional regulator encodes the protein MTRPKHKTDAELLDMLSTVDLQSSVAVYVQIENHVQFAISSGKLKPGDQLPAVRELAERLNVNTNTVSKAYRDLVVMGLLYTRRGMGVFVASSIEDKCREDCRRRIVVRLNEVVCEAKAAGFDDKEIVEIVEKAVKLKTNPYGPVPQALMQYVNKKSRR
- a CDS encoding ABC transporter permease, which produces MVVMGFRHYKNLVLHKAWADFRAEAERTYLGVAWWVLDPLINLAVYYLVFGVIFSQGGPDFVPFLLVGLVTWRFFEATVVRASSSILGNVAMIRQMAFPKVIFPFISVATCLMEYAFSLVLLFIVLLLYGHTPSLSWVVFPVLLVVQVGLVLAFALPLAALVPFVPDMYKLVTQVLRIMFYMSGVFFDIERLSPKLQLVLGFNPMVHVIGAVRAVLMRGEWPSWPVMAAVCGVSALAALLGALVIRRLDPLFAKRIAR
- a CDS encoding DUF1573 domain-containing protein, whose product is MEKIEHAFVLKNAGNATLNITGVKPACGCTTAKMETQTLEPGQEVKLETTLSIKGRQGAQNKTIGVQSNDPLNPVLQLALKGSVIPKIAVTPELINLGRVMDDEPRSASFTVKSNKADLAFKIQSVEITGFESPAGPLMDFTISETEPGRAYKVDVFSKGALPPAMYNGRITVRTDCIDRAVLFLPLTCQVIGAVTIAPQTISLRAMEEPGATDTQHITVKAGRVKEFKLLEVIPPVEGIGVEITPRDDGYQVKLSNMPRKMELDGKAFTLKIDNPETPEVTLPIKVYNLTGFGRKPNTGQTPAVQTPATPPPAPVALPDAARQVVEAPAAAAPAQP